Genomic DNA from Microbacterium sp. NC79:
GCCACCCACGCGATCTTGGTGTGGAGCCAGTACTTCTCGTACGCGCTTCTGCGCACCCGAGCGACCGTGCTCGAGCGTCGCCGGGAAGACATTCGCCTCATACTCGCCAATGGCGGCGCCGCCCTCGTGCTTTTCGGGGTGCCGCTCCAGCTCACCCCCGTGGTTATCGTCGGTGCACTCGCCCTCATCGGCGCGGTGGCGTGGCATGCGGGCATCCTCGTGCGGCGCGTGCGCGCGAGCCTGCCCGGACGATTCGGCGGCACCGTTCGCTATTACATTTTCGGTGCAGCACTGCTCGCGCTCGGCGCCACGGTGGGCGTGCTTGTCGTGCTCGGCGTCGGCGGGGGAGACCCCGGCATCGGCCTCGCGCACGCGATCATCAACGTGTTGGGTTGGGTCGGCTTCGCCGTCGCTGGCACCGTCGTGACGCTGTGGCCGACGGTGCTGCGCACGAAGGCAGCCGAGGGTGCGGCCCGGGGTGCGACGCGGGCACTTCCCCTTCTCCTGATCGGCGTTGTCGTCGCCGCTATCGGCGCGAGTCTCACTTCGGTGACGGTGGCCGGAACCATCATGCTGGCGGCGGGTGGCGCCAGCTACCTGGCAGGGATCATCGTGATCGCCGTGTCCCTCGTTTGGGCCGCCCGTCAAGCGCCACCCACGAGTTTTGCCGCGATGTCGATGGGGGCCGCAATCGTGTGGTGGGCCGGCGCGCTCGCGGCCGTCATCATCGGCATGATCGTCGCGCTGGCTCACGGCGACGTCACCACCGCCGCCCACCGGGTGGTGCACGGTGCGGTGCCGTATTTGGCGGCAGGCTTTGTCGTGCAAGTGTTGCTCGGCGCGTTGAGCTATTTGATTCCGGTGGTGCTCGGTGGTGGACCACGGGCGGTCAAGGCAGGCAACGAACAGTTTGACCGGTACGCAGCCGCCCGCGTTGCGATCGTGAACGCATCGCTTCTTGTTTACGTGTTGCCGGTGTCGAGCCTCACGCTCGTCGTCGTATCGATTCTCTATCTCGTCGCGGCCGCCGCTTTCGTGCCGATCATGTTCGCCGCAATGCGGGCGCAGCGGCGGGCGAAAGCGGAACCAGGAACTGCGCCGCGCGCTCCCCGTGCGGAACCTGATGACTCGGCCACCGCCCGCATTGAGTCAGGCAAGCGCGCGGGGCAGGGGGTCGCGGGGCTCCTCGCGGTCGTGCTTGCCGTCGCGGTCTGCGCCGCGATCTCGCCTGTTCCCATCGCGTCACCGCCCAGTGGTGCGGCGGCGAACGCCCAACCCGATGCCCCGGTGCAGACGGTTCAGGTCTCAGCAGCTGACATGCGATTCAGTCCGGCCAGTGTTGAAGTGCCGGTGGGTACGCGGCTTATCGTCGAACTTACGAACACCGACGACGTGCAGGTTCATGACCTCGTCTTTGCTAATGGCGTCACCAGTTCACGTCTCGCTCCCGGCGAGTCAAAGACCATTGATGTCGGCATCATCACCGCTGACGTTGACGGCTGGTGCTCGATCGTCGGGCACCGCCAAATGGGCATGACCTTCACCGTGATTGCCACCGGCGCTCCCGCTGCTGACGACGCGCCCGCACCTCACCACCCGGCCGATGGTTCCGCCACGCCCACGGTCGATCTGATGCAACCGTTCAGCGACGAATTCACGCCCTACCCCGCCGCGCTGTCACCGTTGCCGCAGGCAGCAGGGCCGGTGACGCACCAGCAGACGCTCGTGGTGCGCGATACCGAGGTTGAGGTGGCGCCGGGTGTGACGCAGACACTGTGGACATTCGCCGATACCGCGCCTGGGCCGACGCTGCACGGCCGGGTGGGTGACACGTTCGAGATCACGCTGAAAAACGATGCGTCACTTGGTCACTCGATTGATTTTCATGCCGGGGCGCTCGCGCCCAACGAGCCCATGCGCACGATCGCGCCTGGTGAAGAGCTCACCTACACGTTTACGGCGACGAAAGCCGGAATCTGGATGTACCACTGCTCCACGATGCCGATGACCGCACATCTGGCCAACGGCATGTATGGCGCGGTCGTCATCGAGCCTGACGACCTGCCCGCTGTGGATCGCAGTTATGTGCTCGTGCAGTCCGAGTACTACCTGGGTATTGGGGAGGCCGGAACCTTCACTGGCGGTTCGGTCGACGTTGACAAGATTGCAGCGGGTACGCCCGACATCGTCACGTTTAACGGGGCTGCGGCACAGTACGACGCCTACCCGTTGCCCGCCCGCGTTGGTGAACGGGTGCGGGTATGGGTGCTGGATGCCGGCATTGAACGCGCGACAAGTTTTCACGTCATCGGCGGGCAGTTCGACTCGGTGTGGTTTGAGGGTGCCTACTTGCTGAACCAGTCGGCGTCGACCGGATCGCAAGCACTCGCGCTCGCCCCGGCGCAGGGCGGGTTTGTCGAGCTGGAGTTTAGCGAGGCGGGCAGCTATCCGTTTGTGTCGCACTACATGGTTGATGCGGAACGCGGCGCCCACGGGCTGTTCGAGGTGACCGACTAGCCGCCTGGTTCCGACCTCGCCCTTTTTTGGGCCGCTATTGCTGGCACCGCGGACACCAGAACACGTTGCGCAGCTTGGTGGGGTCGGCACCGAGCTGGTCGGCGCGTAGCGGCGTGGAACAGCGGCGACAGCGCTCGCGCTCGCGGCCGAAGACCCAGGTGGCGCGGCCGGGGCGGGCGTCTCCCGTGAAGACGCGGCCGCGTCGGGTGAGGTTCGCGCGTATCATCCGCTCGCCTATTGTCATCAGACGAAACGCTTCGTCCATGGTGACGGCGCGGTGTGGGTCGATGCCCGCGACAAACAGCATCTCATTCACATATTCGTTGCCGAAGCCGGCGACGTTGCGCTGGTCTAAAAGCGCGACGTGCGCGGGGCGTTCATCGGCGGCAACGGCGGCTGCGGCTGCAGCGGCGTCCCAATCTGTGGCGAGCGGGTCAGAGCCCAGGTGCCCGACGAGTTCGTGCTCGCGCTCGCGGGGCACGACGGTGACGCCAGACAGGTCGAAGCCAACCGTTTGCACGGCGTCGGAACCCACCACAGCCCGCACCTGAAAAGCGGGCCGACGCCAGGTGGTTCCGCGTTTATAGATGTGCCATGACCCCTCCATGCGCAAGTGACTGTGCAGGGTGTAGTCGCCGATGTGGTGCAGGATGTGCTTGCCGCGCGGAACCACGTCGGTGACGGTGAGGCCGGTGAGATCTACGGTGGCGGAGCCGGGAACGCGCAGGTCGAACTCGGTAATCGTCGCGCCCATCAGCACTTGCGCGAGGTGGTTCGCGGTGCGGTAGACGGTGTCGCCCTCAGGCACCGGGGCCCACCTTGCGGAACGTGAGGCCCTTTGTCGACTCGACAAAGCCGGCGTCGCGCAGGGCGCGGCCGATGGGCGAGGTGTAGACAAACTCGCCGTTGACCTGCTCGATCGTCAGCGTCTCGAGCTTTCGGGCTCGCGACGTTTGGGCGAGGTTTGCGGTGGCGGCGCGGAGCACGTCCTCATCCGTTGTGAACGCGAGGGCTGTGCGGCCGCCGCGTTCCAGATACAGGACGAGCTCGCCGTCGACGAGTGTGACGAGGCCGCCCGCTTTACGCCCGGGACGGTGCTTAACGCCGTCGAGGGCAGGCCAGCTGAGTGCCGCGCCGTACGCGTTGGCCGGGTCGGTTGCGGCCAGGGTGATCGCGGTCAGCGGTGGCGGATCGTTGAGCTGCGAAAACTGGCGTAGGCGATCAATGGTCGTGCTGGTTGCGAACTGGGCGGCACCCAGCTTCTCGATGAAATAACCGCGTCGGCAGTGACCGGCCGTTTCAAACGTGGCGAGGGTGCGGTACACCTGCGCGAAGCCGCCAGGAATCTGCTCGCTCTGCACCGGGCCACGCGTGACAACACCGTAGCGATCCAGCAGCAGAGAGGCGGTCGCGGCCACTCGCTGCGCATTCTCCTCACTCGCCTCCGGCAGCAGCGACCAGCGGCCGCCGAGGGCCGGCGGTCGGGGCGGCGTTGGCAGGCTGGTGCGGGTGGCGGAACCACGGTACAAGCGGGCGCGCGGGGTTTTGCGGGTGACGCGGTGCGCTTGTTTGCCCCCGCCCGTCAGGGTGCGAAGCGGCGCGAACGTGTCGTTCGTGATGCGGCCCGCCCACACCAGCTCCCACAGCGCATCGATCACGGACTGCTCGTTCTCGGCGTCAGAGAGTTGTCGTAGCTGTGCGGCAAAGTAGGCGCCGCCCGCACTCAAAATGTTGATGAGACGTTGACCGAGACTGCCCTCGGCGACCTCACCCAGGGGTGGCGTCAACGTCAACGGCGCGGAATCAGCAAGATGCAGGCTGACCCAGCCATCGCGGCCCGGAAGGGCGCCAACCCCCGCCCACAGCACTTCGCCTGTCGCAGTCAGTTCGTCAAGCATGGCAGGTGTGTAGTCGTGCACGCGTGACGGCAGAATCAGCGACTCCCATGCGCTTGCCGGAATCGGCACACCAGCGAGCTGGTCGATCGCGGCGACGACACCGTCGATGCCTTCCAGGGGCCGTGTGAGGTGCTGCCAATCAGGCAAGAACCGTGCGTACGCCTCGGGGGCGACCGGTTCTACGGCGCCACGGAGGGCGGCGAGGGACCGCAAACGCAGTCGACGAAGCACCTCGGTGTCGCACCACTCGGCTTCGTCGCCGCGGCCCTCGGGGAGAAAGAATCCGCTCTGCATACGCCCGGCCGATTCCAGTCGTTGCAGGGTGTGCCGCACGATGGCGACACCGAGCCCCAGCCAGGTGCCGATGCGCTCGACGGCAAACGGACCGTGCGTGCGTGCGAAGCGGGTGACCAGATCGCCGAGTGGGTCGGCGAGGGGCTCCAAGAAGGCGACGGGAACGCCGACGGGCAGTGCAACGCCCAGAGCATCACGCAGGCGGCCGGCATCTTCAATCGCGGCGAAACGCTGCTCGCCAGCAATTGTCACGACGATCGCCCGGCGGGCATCGACCAGGGCGTTCGCGAGCGCGGCTGCTTCAGCGTCGGTTGCATGCCCGGGGTCGTGCGGGGGTGCGCTGGCGTCGTCGCTGTCGGGGGTCTGCGGGGGAGCGGTGGTGTCTTCGGGCACCTGGGAACCCTGCAGTCGTAATGCGAGTTCCGGAGCGGTCATCGGCCCGAGAACGCGCAGCAAGTCGGCGACACCTTCGATGCCGCGGGCACGGCGGTCGGGGGTAAGACGCTGTTGCTCGGCCTCGAACTGGGTAATGACGTCGGGGTCGAGCAGCTGGCGCATTTCGACTTTGCCGAGCAACTCACCGAGCAACGTGGGGTCAACGCTGAGTGCGGCGGCACGGCGCTCGGCGAGGGGGGAATCGCCCTCATACATGAACTCGCCGACGTAACCGAACAACAGGTCTTTCGCGTATGGCGACGCCTGCGCGGGCTCAACCTCAATCAGACGAATCTGTCGTTCGGCAATCTGACGCGTGATTCGCAGCAGCGCAGGCAGATCGTAAACGTCTTGGAGAACTTCGCGAAGCGTCTCCAAAATGATGGGGAATGTCGGGTGATTGCGCGCCACCTCAAGTAACTGCGCCGACCGCTGCCGCTGTTGCCACAGTGGTGTGCGCTTGTGCGGATTGACGCGCGGCATGAGCAGAGCCCGCGCCGCACACTCACGGAACCGAGACGCAAAAAGTGCCGATCCGCCAACCTCTTCTGTTACGAGCTGCTCCAGCTCGTCGGCGTCAAACACGAACAGGTCGGCGCCAGGCGGCTCACTCACCGCATCGGGAACGCGCACGATAATGCCGTCGTCACCGGCTACGGCGGCGCCGTCGACGCCCAAGCGTTCGCGTATGCGGGATCCGATGGCGAGCGCCCACGGCGCGTGCACGGAACGGCCATAGGGTGAGTGCAAAATGAGGCGCCAGTCGCCGACATCATCTTTGCCGCGCTCAACGGTGAGGGTCTTGTCGGTGGGCAGAGTGCCGGTGGCTTCGCGCTGTTCGGTGAGGTGCGCAAGCAGATTGTCGCGGGCTTTCTCGTCGAGGCCCGCCTCCGCGAGTCGTGCCTCCGCCTTTTCACGCGGCGCCGCGATCAGCGCGCGACTCATGGCGCCGAGCGCTTCGCCGAGTTCGGCTGGTCGGCCAAGGCCATCACCGTGCCAGAACGGCAGGCGGCCCGGCTGGCCGAAGGCGGGCACAACGTTGACACGGTCGTGCGTGATCTCCACGATGCGCCATGAGGTTGTGCCGAGCGTAAACACGTCATTGACGCGTGATTCGTAAACCATCTCCTCATCGAGCTCGCCCACGCGGGCGCCGCGCGATTCGCCCGCCACAAAGACACCGAACAGGCCGCGGTCAGGAATCGTGCCGCCGCTTGTCACCGCGAGCCGTTGCGCTCCCGGGCGCCCGGTGATGGTTCCGAGGTCGCGATCCCACACCACGCGTGGCCGGAGCTCGGCAAACTCTTCGCTCGGATACTTGCCCGCGAGGAGGTCGAGCGTCGCCTCAAACGCGGAGCGTGGCAGGTTGCGAAACGGTGCCGATCGCTTGACCGTGTCGAACCAATCCTCGACGTGGAGCGACTCGAGTGCGGAGGCGGCGACCGTCTGCTGAGCGAGAATATCGAGCGGGTTCTGCGGAATCGCGATCGCCTCGATTTGGCCGTTCAGCATGCGCTCGGTGACGATCGCGGTGTGCAAAACATCGGCGCGATGCTTGGGAAAGAGTGCGGCGCGACTGATCTCACCCACCTGGTGGCCGGCGCGGCCCACACGCTGCAAACCGCTCGCGGCCGAGGGTGGTGCCTCAACCTGAATCACCAAATCGACGGCGCCCATGTCGATGCCGAGCTCGAGGCTTGACGTCGCGACCACGCAGCGCAGCAGGCCGCTCTTTAGTTCTTCTTCGACGAGCGAACGCTGTTCTTTGGAGACGGAACCATGGTGCGCCTTGGCGAGCACGGGTGCGACACCCGCGCTGAGGCCGGATTGCGCAATCATGTCGGGCATTTTCGGCTTCGTCGCCGACGAAGCCGCACGCCCGGCACTCTTGGTTCCGGTGTCTGCCGCGGGCTCTCCGAGATCGAGCGGTTGCCCGTCGATGCCGAGGCCCAAGCGCTCGGCGTAAATCTCATTGAGCCGGCCCGTGAGTCTTTCGGCCAGGCGGCGCGAGTTGGCAAACACGATCGTTGAGGTGTTTGCCACGATGCGGTCAACGATCGCCTCTTCGACATGCGGCCAGACCGACCCGGTGACTTCGGTGAGTACCGGGCCATCCGCGTCAAACCAATCGGCGCCGTCCGTCTCGGGAACGGGCGGATTCGTCATGTCATCGATCGGCACCACGACGCTGAGGTCGAAGGTTTTTGACGCCTTCGGAGCCACAATTTCGACAGGCGCCGACCCGCCGAGAAAGCGCGCGACCTCATCGATGGGGCGGACGGTGGCGGAAAGCCCGATGCGTTGCGCGGGTTTCTCCAAGAGGTTGTCAAGACGCTCGAGGCTCACGGCGAGGTGCGCGCCACGCTTGGTCGCGGCGACCGCGTGCACCTCATCGATGATGACGGTGTGCACGCCCTTGAGCGTGTCAGCGGCCCGGCTCGTGAGCATCAAGTACAGCGACTCGGGCGTCGTGATGAGAATGTCTGGTGGGTTGCGCACCATCTTGGTGCGCTCGTTGGAGGGGGTGTCGCCGGAACGCACGCCAACAGTGACGGCTGGCGGCTCGGTTCCGAGTCTCCGCGCCGCGTGCGAAATACCGATCAGCGGCGAGCGGAGGTTGCGCTCGACGTCAACGCCGAGTGCCTTGAGGGGCGAGATATAGAGCACGCTCGTGCGCTGTGGGCCCGGCGGGCGCGGCTCATGAAACACCCGGTCGATTGACCAGAGAAACGCCGACAGCGTCTTGCCGGAACCGGTGGGGGCCACCACGAGGGCGTTTTTGCCGCGTGAAATTGCCTCCCACGCGCCGGTCTGCGCCGTCGTGGGCTTCGTGAAGGCGCCCTGAAACCACTCGCGCGTCGCCGCACCGAATCGATTCAGAACATCACTCACCCCACCATTCTTATCCCTGCCTCCGACATTCGGGCCCGCTGGGTGGTTCCGGGAGCGAATTGGAACCACCCAGGCTGGTTGTAGCGGTCACGTTACCGAGGTGAGCGTGTCGGAGAGCTCGAGGGTAAGAGTGATTCCGAGGCGATCGAGGAACGCCTGATCATGGCTGACCACGAGGATCGCGCCGCGGTAGGCAGACAGGGCGCCGACGAGCTGGTCGACGGTGTCAATGTCGAGGTTGTTCGTCGGTTCGTCCAGAATCAGCAGTTGCGGTGCGGGCTCGGCGAGCAGGAGCGCGGCGAGCGCGACCCGAAAACGTTCCCCGCCGGAGAGCGTTGCCACCGGCCTGATCATCGCGTCGCCGCGAATGAGGAACCGCGCCAGGCGATTGCGAAGTTCGCGATCCGCGAGGTGGGGCGCGGCGGCGCGCACATTCTCCTCAGCCGAGCGTTCGTCGTCGAGACCATCATCGCTCTGCCTTAAGAAGCGCACCCTGTCAGTGTGGAGCTCTCCCGTGATGGCGGCGGTGAGCCCTTCCGCAGCCAACGCAGCTGATGGTTCCGACTGTTCTGGCTCGATGAGGCGATGCAGCAGCGTGGACTTTCCGGCGCCATTTCGTCCGGTGAGGGCGACGCGTTCCGGCCCGCGGATGATCCATTCCCGCTCCGCATCCCGAAGCGTTGCGATGCGACGGGCGGCCGAGACATCCGGATCTGGCAGGTCGATGCGGATCGAATCGTCATCGCGCAGACGACGCTCCGCGGTGTCGTGGGCGGCGCGTGCGGTGTTCTCCTTTTCGTGGGCATCGACGCGTAGTTTTCCTGCCGACACTTGCGCTTGCATGCGGCGGTTGTGGGCCACGATTGGCGGGAGGCGCTTGTTTCGCTCGGCTTTCGCGGCGGTGCGCTCGCGGCCGGCGAGCTTCGTTTCTGCCTCAATCCGCACGCGCTTTTCACGCTTCACGACGGCTTTCGCGGCGCGTTCCGCCGCCTGCGCTGCGTCCTGCTCCTGATCGAGCCACGCACGAAACGCGGAGTACGGCCCGCCGAAAACGGTGAGCTCGTTGTTGTACAGCTCCGCCGTTTCATCCATGAGTTCGAGCAGCGCGATGTCGTGACTGGTCACAATGAGGGTGCCGGGCCACGCCGAAATGAGCCGGTACAGCCGTTCGCGGGCGTGGTGGTCGAGGTTATTGGTGGGCTCATCGAGGAGCACGATATCGGCGCCAGCGAGCCGCAACCCGGAGATCGCCGCGAGCATGGTCTCGCCACCGGAGAGCGTGCCCACCGTGCGCTCCAACGCTTCCGGCGGCAGACCGATGTCAGCGAGCGCAGCGTGCGCGCGAGACTCGACGTCCCAATCATCACCGACGGTGTCGAAGTGCGCGGGATCAACGTCGCCGGCTTCGATCGCACGCACCGCGCGCAGTGCGCCGCCGATGCCGAGCAGTTCAGCGACCGGAAGATCAGCCGCGGCGGTAATCCGTTGCGGCAGCATCGCAATCGAGCCGTTAGCGCGTACGTGCCCGGTCGTTGGCGTGAGTTCTCCGGCCATCAGACGTAGCAACGTTGACTTGCCCGAACCATTACGCCCGACCAATCCGGTGCGGGCAGCGCTGAAGCTGCCGGAAACCGACGAGAGCGCAACCTGGCCGTCCGGCCAGGCAAAAGAGAGGTTGTCAATGACGACAGCGGGATTAAACATGGGGGCCTCCGTTTCAGCGGCGTGGCAACGACGCCGCGATTTCTGATGCGCAGGCACACCAAGCGCAAAGGCTGGCGACCGGCGCGGAATACGCTGCGCCGTCGCCAAGAGGCTCACCCAATCGGGGAGGCCAGTGTGACTCAGCTGCGGGGCGTGCGATGCACGCCGTCAAGCAGTGATGCCACAGAAGTGGTCGACGAATCAGCGCTTATGCGCGGGCGTCGATTCCAGTCACTTCATTCCAATGTTCTGCGAACAGGGCGGAGTTATCGTAACGCGCGACACGCCCGAAAAGCGAATTCCGGGCGTGTCGACGCTCGCGCGTTTGGTGGCTTCGCGCGACGACCGTAGCCGGATCGCAGGTTGAGTCCGCGGAGAGCGGCCGAGGAGTCCGCGGAGCGAGACCAAACGGGGGTCGGGCTAGCGCGACTCGTCGCGCAACGTCCCGAATCGCGGACGCTTCGGGCGGCACCGGAAGCTCGGCTGCATGACCCCGTTTTTCCAGTTATGCATGACCGGTTTCAGTTATGCATGAGTGGAACGCGTTCCAGGCCGGAAAACAGGTCGTTTCGCGGTGTTTCCGGGCGTTCGCTCATGCGTAACTGGCAAGGCTCATGCATAACTGGATTGCGGGCGCGAAACGGGGTGCCGAGATACCGGAGTTTCGCGTTTTGGCGCGACGGCCGTAACACGACCGCAGGTTGAGGCCGCGGAGAGATGCCAAGGAGTAACCGGACCGCAGGTTGAGCCTGCGGAGCGAGACCAAACGAGGGTCGGCCAAGGGCGGGAGCGGGACTCGGCCAAGGGCGGGAGCGGAGGGTCCGCTAATGGTGGGAGCGGGACGCTGCCGATGGCAATACGCCGTTATCAGTTAAGCGCCGCTGAGAACGGGCGAGGATTAGCGCGAGTCGTCTTGGGGTTGAGGGGACGACGAGCGCGCTGCCGAGTCAGCCGCTGGTCCCGGAACCTCGGTGGCGGGGTCAGCAAGATCGTCGAGGCGCTTGCGGAGAAAGACCGCGATGTCGAGCAATTCTTCCTGGGAGACGGCGTGGCCGAGCCCCGTGTAGACGCGGCCCGAGAGCTCAACAAGGGTGGGCAACGACGCGGTGGTGTGCTCGATGAGGTGCGGTGGAATGACCTGATCGTGGGTGCCGCGACCCCAGAAAACGGGCGGGCGGAGCACCGCGAGCTCGGCATCGGTGGGAAGTTCGCCCGCCGCTAGATATCCTGAAAGATTGATGGCGAAGTCGATGGACTGCGGGCGAAGCCGCAATGTGTGGAGCGCGATGGCGCCGCCCTGGGAGAAACCGAGGACGCCAACGTTGGCGAAGTTCTGGGTATCGAGCCAGGTCAGGAGCGCCTCAGCACCCGATGTGACGTGCTCGCCTGAACGGCCATCGAGCCCCTCGATTGGGTACCACGAGTATCCCGGTGCCGGCCAGGGCGGGGTGAGAGGAGCGCGCACAGCAACGTAGACGAACTCGTCGGGAAGGTGCGGAACCAGTCCGAATAGGTCACGCTCATCAGACCCGTAGCCGTGCAACAGCAGCACGACGGGGCGGCCGGCACGGGCAGACTCCGGGGCCGAGAACAGCACAGAATCGGGGTCGATAGCGGGAATATTCGACATGGCCACCATCCTGCCATGCCCCTCCGACACCGCCACAGTCGGGACTTCTCCCGGCCCACACGCCGCCCGACCCACCCGCCCGGGCCATTCATCGGTCGCACGGTAGCCGGTGAGCGCGCGGCATGACAGGCTGAGCGCATGAAGATTCTGGTTCTGGGCGGCACCGGTTGGGTGAGCTCGCACGTGGCGCGTATCGCACTCGAGACCGGGCACGCGGTGACGTGCCTCACCCGGTCGGGCGGTGTTCCGAACGGTGCCCGATCGGTGCGCGCCGATCGCGACACCGAGAACGCCTACGACGCCGTCGCCGGCGAACAGTGGGATGCCGTCATCGACGTCGCCGGCGAGCCCGGCCA
This window encodes:
- a CDS encoding DNA-formamidopyrimidine glycosylase family protein, with product MPEGDTVYRTANHLAQVLMGATITEFDLRVPGSATVDLTGLTVTDVVPRGKHILHHIGDYTLHSHLRMEGSWHIYKRGTTWRRPAFQVRAVVGSDAVQTVGFDLSGVTVVPREREHELVGHLGSDPLATDWDAAAAAAAVAADERPAHVALLDQRNVAGFGNEYVNEMLFVAGIDPHRAVTMDEAFRLMTIGERMIRANLTRRGRVFTGDARPGRATWVFGRERERCRRCSTPLRADQLGADPTKLRNVFWCPRCQQ
- a CDS encoding ABC-F family ATP-binding cassette domain-containing protein, translating into MFNPAVVIDNLSFAWPDGQVALSSVSGSFSAARTGLVGRNGSGKSTLLRLMAGELTPTTGHVRANGSIAMLPQRITAAADLPVAELLGIGGALRAVRAIEAGDVDPAHFDTVGDDWDVESRAHAALADIGLPPEALERTVGTLSGGETMLAAISGLRLAGADIVLLDEPTNNLDHHARERLYRLISAWPGTLIVTSHDIALLELMDETAELYNNELTVFGGPYSAFRAWLDQEQDAAQAAERAAKAVVKREKRVRIEAETKLAGRERTAAKAERNKRLPPIVAHNRRMQAQVSAGKLRVDAHEKENTARAAHDTAERRLRDDDSIRIDLPDPDVSAARRIATLRDAEREWIIRGPERVALTGRNGAGKSTLLHRLIEPEQSEPSAALAAEGLTAAITGELHTDRVRFLRQSDDGLDDERSAEENVRAAAPHLADRELRNRLARFLIRGDAMIRPVATLSGGERFRVALAALLLAEPAPQLLILDEPTNNLDIDTVDQLVGALSAYRGAILVVSHDQAFLDRLGITLTLELSDTLTSVT
- a CDS encoding crosslink repair DNA glycosylase YcaQ family protein; amino-acid sequence: MSDVLNRFGAATREWFQGAFTKPTTAQTGAWEAISRGKNALVVAPTGSGKTLSAFLWSIDRVFHEPRPPGPQRTSVLYISPLKALGVDVERNLRSPLIGISHAARRLGTEPPAVTVGVRSGDTPSNERTKMVRNPPDILITTPESLYLMLTSRAADTLKGVHTVIIDEVHAVAATKRGAHLAVSLERLDNLLEKPAQRIGLSATVRPIDEVARFLGGSAPVEIVAPKASKTFDLSVVVPIDDMTNPPVPETDGADWFDADGPVLTEVTGSVWPHVEEAIVDRIVANTSTIVFANSRRLAERLTGRLNEIYAERLGLGIDGQPLDLGEPAADTGTKSAGRAASSATKPKMPDMIAQSGLSAGVAPVLAKAHHGSVSKEQRSLVEEELKSGLLRCVVATSSLELGIDMGAVDLVIQVEAPPSAASGLQRVGRAGHQVGEISRAALFPKHRADVLHTAIVTERMLNGQIEAIAIPQNPLDILAQQTVAASALESLHVEDWFDTVKRSAPFRNLPRSAFEATLDLLAGKYPSEEFAELRPRVVWDRDLGTITGRPGAQRLAVTSGGTIPDRGLFGVFVAGESRGARVGELDEEMVYESRVNDVFTLGTTSWRIVEITHDRVNVVPAFGQPGRLPFWHGDGLGRPAELGEALGAMSRALIAAPREKAEARLAEAGLDEKARDNLLAHLTEQREATGTLPTDKTLTVERGKDDVGDWRLILHSPYGRSVHAPWALAIGSRIRERLGVDGAAVAGDDGIIVRVPDAVSEPPGADLFVFDADELEQLVTEEVGGSALFASRFRECAARALLMPRVNPHKRTPLWQQRQRSAQLLEVARNHPTFPIILETLREVLQDVYDLPALLRITRQIAERQIRLIEVEPAQASPYAKDLLFGYVGEFMYEGDSPLAERRAAALSVDPTLLGELLGKVEMRQLLDPDVITQFEAEQQRLTPDRRARGIEGVADLLRVLGPMTAPELALRLQGSQVPEDTTAPPQTPDSDDASAPPHDPGHATDAEAAALANALVDARRAIVVTIAGEQRFAAIEDAGRLRDALGVALPVGVPVAFLEPLADPLGDLVTRFARTHGPFAVERIGTWLGLGVAIVRHTLQRLESAGRMQSGFFLPEGRGDEAEWCDTEVLRRLRLRSLAALRGAVEPVAPEAYARFLPDWQHLTRPLEGIDGVVAAIDQLAGVPIPASAWESLILPSRVHDYTPAMLDELTATGEVLWAGVGALPGRDGWVSLHLADSAPLTLTPPLGEVAEGSLGQRLINILSAGGAYFAAQLRQLSDAENEQSVIDALWELVWAGRITNDTFAPLRTLTGGGKQAHRVTRKTPRARLYRGSATRTSLPTPPRPPALGGRWSLLPEASEENAQRVAATASLLLDRYGVVTRGPVQSEQIPGGFAQVYRTLATFETAGHCRRGYFIEKLGAAQFATSTTIDRLRQFSQLNDPPPLTAITLAATDPANAYGAALSWPALDGVKHRPGRKAGGLVTLVDGELVLYLERGGRTALAFTTDEDVLRAATANLAQTSRARKLETLTIEQVNGEFVYTSPIGRALRDAGFVESTKGLTFRKVGPGA
- a CDS encoding multicopper oxidase domain-containing protein, which gives rise to MSLLTTRGPGPGDAPGRGFRVMRDIPTVVWIVLAIVAALTHRYIPMPRWLLIHLFLLGAATHAILVWSQYFSYALLRTRATVLERRREDIRLILANGGAALVLFGVPLQLTPVVIVGALALIGAVAWHAGILVRRVRASLPGRFGGTVRYYIFGAALLALGATVGVLVVLGVGGGDPGIGLAHAIINVLGWVGFAVAGTVVTLWPTVLRTKAAEGAARGATRALPLLLIGVVVAAIGASLTSVTVAGTIMLAAGGASYLAGIIVIAVSLVWAARQAPPTSFAAMSMGAAIVWWAGALAAVIIGMIVALAHGDVTTAAHRVVHGAVPYLAAGFVVQVLLGALSYLIPVVLGGGPRAVKAGNEQFDRYAAARVAIVNASLLVYVLPVSSLTLVVVSILYLVAAAAFVPIMFAAMRAQRRAKAEPGTAPRAPRAEPDDSATARIESGKRAGQGVAGLLAVVLAVAVCAAISPVPIASPPSGAAANAQPDAPVQTVQVSAADMRFSPASVEVPVGTRLIVELTNTDDVQVHDLVFANGVTSSRLAPGESKTIDVGIITADVDGWCSIVGHRQMGMTFTVIATGAPAADDAPAPHHPADGSATPTVDLMQPFSDEFTPYPAALSPLPQAAGPVTHQQTLVVRDTEVEVAPGVTQTLWTFADTAPGPTLHGRVGDTFEITLKNDASLGHSIDFHAGALAPNEPMRTIAPGEELTYTFTATKAGIWMYHCSTMPMTAHLANGMYGAVVIEPDDLPAVDRSYVLVQSEYYLGIGEAGTFTGGSVDVDKIAAGTPDIVTFNGAAAQYDAYPLPARVGERVRVWVLDAGIERATSFHVIGGQFDSVWFEGAYLLNQSASTGSQALALAPAQGGFVELEFSEAGSYPFVSHYMVDAERGAHGLFEVTD
- a CDS encoding alpha/beta hydrolase is translated as MSNIPAIDPDSVLFSAPESARAGRPVVLLLHGYGSDERDLFGLVPHLPDEFVYVAVRAPLTPPWPAPGYSWYPIEGLDGRSGEHVTSGAEALLTWLDTQNFANVGVLGFSQGGAIALHTLRLRPQSIDFAINLSGYLAAGELPTDAELAVLRPPVFWGRGTHDQVIPPHLIEHTTASLPTLVELSGRVYTGLGHAVSQEELLDIAVFLRKRLDDLADPATEVPGPAADSAARSSSPQPQDDSR